In Leptolyngbya sp. O-77, the genomic window TTGAGTTTAGCCAGGATTTAGCCCTCGCGATCACGGCCCTAGTGCTGGCACTTTGTGCAGGATTCTATCCAGGACTTTATAAAGGATTTACTGAGATTTACAGCCTGTTTACCAAGCAAGGGGACTGGAAGCCGAGGAATCGCGCTTGACTCGGCTAAGATGTGGTGGAGTTTTAGAGATTAAGCGCATGGAGTTGATTAACCTGCCTCTGCTTTCAGCCTGGCGTGTGTTCCCACAGGGTGGACCCTTTGCAACAGTCTCAGGCGTTTCTCAAGGGATGCAGGCAGGAGTCGCAGGCATTGTACAGGGCTGGCCCCCGCTGGCGATCGCCCAATCTGCTGCTCCAGATGCCGCTGCGGAGCCAGGTCTGTTGACCAGTACCTTCCAAGCCATTGTGCTGGGGCTGGTGCAGGGAATCACAGAATTTTTGCCCATCAGCAGCACCGCGCATCTGCTGATTTTTACAAAAATCTTGGGCTGGTCGGCCGTAGGCGAAAAGTATTTCGTAGACGCAATCCAGTTTGGCAGCGTGATTGCTGTGTTGATGTACTTCTGGCAAGACATTCGCCAGATTCTCGGCGGCGCGTGGACTGCCCTCCAGCAAAAGGACTGGCAGCGCGAGGAGTGGAAGATTCTGGTGGGGATCGCTGTGGGCACGATTCCGGCACTGGTGTTTGGCTACCTGTTTCGCGATGCCATTCCCGAAAGTGCGCTTGTGATTGCGGTGGTGTCGATTGTGATGTCTTTGCTGTTGGGCTTGGCCGAGAAAATTGGCAGCCGCAAGCGCGGGTTCGATAATTTATCGATTTTGGACGGGCTGCTGGTGGGATTGGGGCAAACGCTGGCGCTGGTGCCCGGTGTGTCTCGCTCTGGCTCCACCCTGACGACGGGTCTGTTTCTGGGGCTAGAGCGACAGACCGCTGCCCGCTTCTCCTTTTTGCTGGGTATTCCCACGCTGGCGATCGCCACGCTCTATCAGTCCACCAAAGCCTTTGACAACGTCGATCGGCTGCTGCCGCTGGTGGCGGGGATCATTTCCACCTTTGTGTTTTCCTATCTGGCAATCGCCTGGCTGCTGCGCTATCTCCAGCGCAAAAGCACCTGGGTCTTCGTCTGGTATCGCCTCGCCTTTGGGGCCACGATTTTGCTCTCGCTGGTAGCAGGGCTGATTCGAGAATAGGGGCGTGAATCAAAGGGAGCGGCAGAGAATGGTGCGATCAGGGGATGATGGGATAAAAGGGATCATGGAATGATCAAGAGCGGGGTTAATCTGCCAACCCCCCTTGCACGCCACCCTTCCTTCTCTCAACCTGCCATGAGCGACGCTGCCATCAAGCCTGCCCTGATTACCCGCGTGCTGCCCGACTCGATCGCCGCAGAGATTGGGTTTGAGCGGGGCGATCGCCTTGTGTCGATCAACGGACAGGCTCCCCGCGACCTGATCGACTACCAGTTCCTCTGCGCCGATGAGGTGCTGGAGCTAGAAGTGCTGGACGCTGCGGGCAAGACGCACCAGATTGAGATTGAGAAAGACTACGACGAAGACCTGGGGCTGGAGTTTGAGTCGGCACTGTTTGACGGCCTCATCCAGTGCAACAACCGCTGTCCCTTCTGTTTTATCGACCAGCAGCCGCCTGGAATGCGGCAAACGCTCTACCTCAAAGACGATGACTATCGCCTCAGCTTTCTCTACGGCAGCTACCTGACGCTGACTAACCTGCCCCAGCGCGAGTGGGATCGCATCGCCCAACTGCGCCTGTCGCCGCTCTATGTGTCGGTTCATGCGACGGAGCCAGAAGTTCGCGTTCGCCTGCTAAAAAATCACCGAGCGGGTCAAATTCTCGACCAACTGCGCTGGTTCCAGAAAAATCGGCTGCAAATTCACGCTCAGGTTGTGGTGTGTCCGGGCATCAACGACGGCGTGCATCTGGAGCAGACGCTGCGAGATCTGGCTTCGTTCCACACGGGCGATATTCCCGCAGTTGCCTCTGCTGCGGTCGTCCCCGTCGGTCTCACCCGCTTTCGCCCAGCAGATGACGAGCTAATTCCCGTCACACCCGAACATGCCCGCCGGGCGATCGCTCAAGTGCAGGCGCTCCAGACAGAGTTTCGCGCTAAATTTGGCTCTAACGTCGTGTGGCTGGCAGATGAGTGGTTTCTAATTGCAGGACAAGACCTGCCGCCCGAATCCCACTACGAAGACTATCCGCAGATTGGCAACGGCGTGGGGTCGATTCGTCAATTCCTGAAGCAGTTCAAAACAGCCGCCCGTAGGTTGCCCGAATCTATGAGTCCGCCGCGCCGCTGGGTGTGGGTGGTGGGCAATGCCGTTGAGCGAGCCTTTCAGCCGATTTTGAAGCGGTTAAACGAGGTAGATGGACTGACCGTGGAGATGGTGGCGCTGCGAAGCGACTATTGGGGGCAGGCAATCACGGTGACGGGGCTACTAACGGGACACGATCTGGCCTTGGCGCTGGCCGGGCGAGATCTGGGAGATGGCGTGCTGCTGCCGTCGCTGATGCTGAAACATAGCGACACGCGGTTTTTGGACGATACGACAGTGGCAGATCTGGAAAAACGGCTGAAAACACCGATTTACGTCGTCTCTGGTATTGAGGGGCTGTTGGAAACGGCTGTGCAGTCTCCTGTGCTGACCGCCCGATAGTCGCGATTCTTCGATTTTGGATTTTGGATTTTGGATTTTAGATTTTGGATTTGGGATGCTTCGTCAAGCGTCTGCGGAGTTTCCAGCAGTTTTATTCGTAACTCTACTTCGGAGAATGGAGACAAGTCACAAAAAAGGGATGAAAGCATTGCTCTCATCCCCCGCAATCTCTAGGAGACATCAAATCTAGAAACGAAACATCCAGCAAAGCAGAGGCGCTGAGCCAACTGGCCTAGTGCTGTGTCACAGCTAGAACTGAGGTTGGTAGCAAGCGCTTTAGCGCTGAAGCGCTTACTACGAGCCAAGGCATCACACGCTGATTGACTTTCGCCCCGGTGAAGATGTGCTTAGCGCTGAAGCGCTTACTACGAGCCAAGGCATCACCCTAAAACTAAACCACGACACTGCCCTAGTTCAGCGGTTGGCGATCGCCCGCAGGAGGCAAGCCCCGCTCCGACGCAGGCGGCAGGAAGCTATCGTCAAACACGTCGCTAATCGGCGGCGGCGTGACCTCAAAGACCTCGGCAACTTGGGCGATTGTTTTCTCAAAGCGGGATGGCTCAATGCCGCCCAGACCATTCGCCTCAGTCTCCGGAGTAACCCACAGCCGCTCCAGGGCAATCTTCAACCGCTGCTTTTCCGAGGCCTCTTCCATTAGGGAATCGCCCGCCTTCATCACCGATGCCAGCCCCGCAGCCGGATCTTTGATCACGTCCTGCATTCCCCGGAAATAGGCCCGCAAGAAGCCCCGCACCACGTCGGGGTTCTGCTCCAGAAAAGACTTTTTGACCACGATGGCATTGCCGTAGAGATCCAGCCCAAAGTCGTTATAGTAGAACATCGTCAAGTCAGACTCCTGCTTGCCTGCTTTGGAGAGCGCAGGCAGGATGCTGGTTGAAAATCCGCTGACAGCATCGACATCGCCCTTAACCAGAAACGTTTCCCGCAGCTTCGGCTCCATGGTGATCCATTCCACCGAATCGGCAGGAATACCCACCTGCTCTGCAAAGACCGGCCACAGCTTACGCGGCGCATCTCCGGCGGGTGCGCCCAGTTTCTTGCCCTGGAGGGCTTTGG contains:
- a CDS encoding undecaprenyl-diphosphate phosphatase — encoded protein: MQAGVAGIVQGWPPLAIAQSAAPDAAAEPGLLTSTFQAIVLGLVQGITEFLPISSTAHLLIFTKILGWSAVGEKYFVDAIQFGSVIAVLMYFWQDIRQILGGAWTALQQKDWQREEWKILVGIAVGTIPALVFGYLFRDAIPESALVIAVVSIVMSLLLGLAEKIGSRKRGFDNLSILDGLLVGLGQTLALVPGVSRSGSTLTTGLFLGLERQTAARFSFLLGIPTLAIATLYQSTKAFDNVDRLLPLVAGIISTFVFSYLAIAWLLRYLQRKSTWVFVWYRLAFGATILLSLVAGLIRE
- a CDS encoding ABC transporter substrate-binding protein — its product is MQRKGLNVMIERGYGSAKTITDVAAGTVEIGFGDMYSMIEFNAKNPNDPVVAVAVPYNRSPFAIATLSANGIADPKALQGKKLGAPAGDAPRKLWPVFAEQVGIPADSVEWITMEPKLRETFLVKGDVDAVSGFSTSILPALSKAGKQESDLTMFYYNDFGLDLYGNAIVVKKSFLEQNPDVVRGFLRAYFRGMQDVIKDPAAGLASVMKAGDSLMEEASEKQRLKIALERLWVTPETEANGLGGIEPSRFEKTIAQVAEVFEVTPPPISDVFDDSFLPPASERGLPPAGDRQPLN
- a CDS encoding TIGR03279 family radical SAM protein codes for the protein MSDAAIKPALITRVLPDSIAAEIGFERGDRLVSINGQAPRDLIDYQFLCADEVLELEVLDAAGKTHQIEIEKDYDEDLGLEFESALFDGLIQCNNRCPFCFIDQQPPGMRQTLYLKDDDYRLSFLYGSYLTLTNLPQREWDRIAQLRLSPLYVSVHATEPEVRVRLLKNHRAGQILDQLRWFQKNRLQIHAQVVVCPGINDGVHLEQTLRDLASFHTGDIPAVASAAVVPVGLTRFRPADDELIPVTPEHARRAIAQVQALQTEFRAKFGSNVVWLADEWFLIAGQDLPPESHYEDYPQIGNGVGSIRQFLKQFKTAARRLPESMSPPRRWVWVVGNAVERAFQPILKRLNEVDGLTVEMVALRSDYWGQAITVTGLLTGHDLALALAGRDLGDGVLLPSLMLKHSDTRFLDDTTVADLEKRLKTPIYVVSGIEGLLETAVQSPVLTAR